One genomic window of Caldivirga maquilingensis IC-167 includes the following:
- a CDS encoding S-methyl-5'-thioadenosine phosphorylase, which translates to MRLIKISGEGISSGEVSESELGVGKPYVAVIGGSGLYDPGIFEEPVEVQLHTPYGLPSDNVIIGRVKGEWVAFLPRHGRGHRYPPHKIPYRANIWALKALGARVILSISAVGSLRQDYAPGDFVVPDQFVDMTKNREYTFYDGPRVCHVQIGLEPFSNDLRRLIIESASKYNKTHDSGCYVCIEGPRFSTKAESRIWRDVYGCDIIGMTLVPEVNLARELGMCYALLAVITDYDIWVPHQPVTAELVEKTMGEKLDLAKRVMTEVIPRIPKDVHLKCQETLKNACV; encoded by the coding sequence ATGAGGCTAATTAAGATATCTGGTGAAGGCATATCCTCAGGTGAAGTTAGTGAGAGTGAGCTTGGTGTAGGTAAACCCTACGTTGCGGTAATAGGTGGTTCAGGGCTATATGACCCAGGTATATTTGAGGAGCCTGTGGAGGTTCAGTTGCATACCCCATATGGCTTACCCAGTGATAATGTGATAATAGGTAGAGTTAAGGGTGAGTGGGTTGCCTTCCTGCCTAGGCATGGTCGTGGGCATAGGTACCCACCTCATAAAATACCCTATAGGGCTAATATATGGGCTCTTAAGGCCCTGGGGGCTAGGGTTATATTATCTATAAGTGCCGTGGGTAGTTTAAGGCAGGATTACGCACCAGGTGACTTCGTGGTTCCTGACCAATTCGTGGACATGACTAAGAACAGGGAGTACACGTTCTATGATGGACCCAGGGTTTGTCATGTTCAAATAGGCCTTGAACCATTCAGTAATGATTTAAGGAGACTAATCATTGAGTCTGCTTCAAAGTATAATAAGACCCATGATTCAGGATGCTACGTATGCATTGAGGGGCCGAGGTTCAGTACTAAGGCTGAGTCGAGAATATGGAGGGATGTTTATGGATGCGATATAATAGGCATGACCCTTGTACCTGAGGTTAATCTGGCTAGGGAATTAGGCATGTGTTACGCCTTATTAGCCGTAATAACTGACTACGATATATGGGTCCCCCACCAGCCAGTTACCGCTGAGCTTGTGGAGAAGACCATGGGTGAGAAGCTTGATTTAGCTAAGAGGGTTATGACTGAGGTAATACCTAGGATACCTAAGGATGTTCACCTTAAGTGCCAGGAGACGCTTAAAAATGCCTGCGTCTAG
- a CDS encoding aldo/keto reductase, producing MPVIGLGTWGIGGGYWTPDCSRKAEWVALIRRAIELGYRMFDTAEMYGGGCSEEIIGSAVSGFSRDDLFIISKVWPTHASFNDVLRSARASVGRLGTFIDLYLLHWPSREVPIAETIRAFERLIDDGLIRFMGVSNFDSTALMEAMSAAKKYEIVADEVKYNLTDRFIERDLMPIAVKENIAIIAYSPLGTGNLLNPSNPGYSVLKTIADKYGKTPAQVALNWLISKPNTVAIPKATREEHLRENLGALGWRINQEDQKQLEQAYPIT from the coding sequence ATGCCTGTAATAGGACTTGGAACATGGGGAATCGGGGGAGGCTACTGGACCCCAGATTGCTCACGTAAAGCCGAGTGGGTTGCACTCATAAGGCGAGCTATTGAATTAGGCTACAGGATGTTTGATACTGCTGAAATGTACGGTGGAGGATGCTCTGAGGAGATTATTGGTAGTGCTGTTTCTGGTTTTTCTCGTGATGATTTGTTTATTATTAGTAAGGTTTGGCCTACTCATGCTTCTTTTAATGATGTTTTGAGGAGTGCTAGGGCTAGTGTTGGTAGGCTTGGTACTTTCATTGACCTATACCTCCTCCACTGGCCTAGTCGTGAGGTGCCTATTGCTGAGACTATTAGGGCTTTTGAGAGGCTTATTGATGATGGTTTAATTAGGTTCATGGGTGTTAGTAATTTTGATTCAACCGCCTTAATGGAGGCTATGAGTGCTGCTAAGAAGTATGAGATTGTTGCTGATGAGGTTAAGTATAATTTAACGGATAGGTTCATTGAGAGGGATTTAATGCCAATAGCCGTTAAGGAGAATATAGCCATAATAGCCTACAGCCCACTGGGCACCGGTAACCTACTAAACCCAAGTAACCCAGGCTACAGTGTGTTAAAGACCATAGCCGATAAGTACGGTAAAACACCGGCACAAGTGGCGTTAAACTGGTTAATAAGCAAACCAAACACAGTGGCGATACCAAAGGCAACAAGGGAGGAGCATTTAAGGGAGAACCTAGGGGCATTAGGATGGAGAATAAACCAAGAAGACCAAAAACAACTAGAACAAGCATACCCAATAACTTGA
- a CDS encoding fumarate hydratase, whose product MQGKLEDSIKEAAKTIVKMASVSPALDVKNAIKNSLNIEVHEPSKVQLNAILENINLAEKYNAAVCQDTGVPTFFIRLGDGFPIRSGLFKILTEAVREVTKELPLRSNTVDPVSERNSGDNTGLGVPVFDVELFDGNYLEMIYTPKGGGTELPSKAFVIPPGNAWEKLPRLVLDAVVDAGPMPCPPVIVGVGIGPSMDVAAKLAKKAAVLRPVGSRNSNPEVAKLEDALLSAVNKLGIGAHGTGGVVTALDVHIEYAYRHPATFAVGIVFSCWATRRARAVVYPDGKYEVKPQ is encoded by the coding sequence ATGCAGGGTAAATTAGAGGACTCCATTAAGGAGGCTGCTAAGACTATAGTTAAAATGGCAAGCGTCTCCCCGGCCCTCGACGTTAAGAACGCCATTAAGAATTCACTTAACATTGAGGTTCATGAACCAAGTAAGGTTCAGTTAAATGCAATATTAGAGAACATTAACCTAGCGGAGAAGTATAATGCAGCCGTATGCCAGGATACCGGTGTCCCCACGTTCTTCATAAGGCTTGGTGATGGGTTCCCAATTAGGAGTGGATTATTTAAGATACTTACTGAGGCTGTTAGGGAGGTTACTAAGGAGTTACCACTTAGGTCTAATACAGTTGACCCAGTTAGTGAGAGGAATAGTGGTGATAACACTGGCTTAGGTGTACCGGTCTTTGATGTTGAGCTCTTTGACGGTAATTACCTTGAAATGATATACACACCCAAGGGTGGTGGTACTGAATTACCCAGTAAGGCTTTTGTAATACCACCTGGTAATGCATGGGAGAAGTTACCTAGGCTTGTCCTTGACGCAGTGGTTGATGCTGGACCCATGCCCTGCCCACCAGTGATAGTTGGGGTTGGGATTGGTCCATCAATGGATGTGGCGGCTAAGTTAGCTAAGAAGGCTGCTGTATTAAGGCCGGTTGGTTCAAGGAATAGTAATCCTGAAGTAGCTAAACTGGAGGATGCCCTACTAAGCGCCGTTAATAAACTAGGTATTGGCGCCCACGGTACGGGGGGTGTTGTTACAGCGCTTGACGTTCACATTGAGTACGCTTATAGGCACCCAGCCACCTTCGCCGTAGGTATAGTTTTCTCATGTTGGGCGACAAGGAGGGCCAGGGCTGTGGTTTACCCTGATGGTAAATACGAGGTTAAGCCTCAGTAG
- a CDS encoding archease: MKHPAFEYGDHTADILVIAYGQSLPEAFKNAALGVLNIMYDTSRVNPIDKVDVEVYGDDLEQLLFNWIDEVIYWFDGRKMAIGNIIISELNEDKPKIKAILMGEHYDVGKHGFKGTIVKAMTYNMMSIERINGEFKVQFVVDI; this comes from the coding sequence ATGAAGCATCCTGCGTTTGAGTACGGTGACCATACGGCGGATATACTCGTCATAGCGTATGGTCAATCCCTGCCTGAGGCCTTTAAGAACGCTGCCCTAGGGGTCTTGAACATTATGTATGATACATCGAGGGTTAATCCCATTGATAAGGTTGATGTGGAGGTTTACGGTGATGACTTAGAGCAATTACTCTTTAATTGGATAGATGAGGTTATTTACTGGTTTGACGGTAGAAAGATGGCTATTGGCAACATAATTATTAGTGAACTTAATGAAGATAAGCCTAAAATTAAGGCGATATTAATGGGGGAGCATTATGATGTGGGGAAGCATGGCTTCAAGGGTACTATTGTTAAGGCAATGACCTACAACATGATGAGTATCGAAAGGATTAATGGGGAATTCAAGGTGCAGTTCGTAGTGGATATTTAG
- a CDS encoding DsrE family protein gives MVKVLFLIMSGDQKMDLALRMAAASVANKRFEDLKVIFFGPSQERLLNLEGQAKDDFDALLKSGSVDSACVNYAKGKGIDSSLLKLKLDLKPAGERLAYYVNNGYQVLTF, from the coding sequence ATGGTTAAGGTCTTATTCCTAATAATGAGTGGGGATCAGAAAATGGACCTAGCATTAAGGATGGCTGCAGCCTCGGTGGCTAATAAGCGGTTTGAGGACTTGAAGGTAATATTCTTTGGTCCAAGCCAGGAAAGGCTCCTTAACCTTGAGGGACAGGCTAAGGATGATTTCGACGCCTTACTTAAGAGCGGTAGTGTTGATTCCGCCTGCGTGAACTACGCTAAGGGTAAGGGTATTGATTCAAGCCTACTAAAGCTTAAACTGGACTTAAAACCTGCGGGGGAGAGGTTAGCTTACTATGTTAATAATGGGTACCAGGTCTTAACTTTCTAG